ATTCACCAATGGCGCGAATGGATGGCCGAATCGATTATCCGCGAAATGCCCAAGGCCGCCAAGAAGCAACTCGAAAATCGCCGAACCTTTATTGATGACGCCTTCTGCGACAAACTGAAGGCGAATCCGCACAAGGCTCCGCTCCTGCTCCTGTACGAAGTTTTTGCCGGTATCAAGCAGCTGGATTGCGATATTCCGACGGTCACGCCCGACAAGGAAAATCACCTGCGCCTGCACGCCAAGATTTTCAAGCAGGGTTTCCCGGAAAAATTTGCCGTCGAACTCAATCCCGAGTGGGGGAGCTTCAATTTGTTTGCCGCGGTTCGCCCGGTGGTGGTGACTTTTGGCATTGATTTTGCTTTAGACGAAATGCGTTTCGGCTGGCGTCTCGGCGAATCCGCCCTCATGACTTCGGCAGAATCCGCCTTCTGGCAAAGTTTCCGCAAGAGGGCCGAGGTTCCGGCCGAGCCTGATACGCTCATTACTGATCGACTGAACCTGCTCGAAACCGGCGGACTTTATGCTGACGGGTTCAAGACGGCCCTGAAGGCTTGGGTGCTCAAGTCTCTCGCAGCAGACAAATTGGATGCGAACCGCTGCGTGCGTTTTTCGGGCCTCGAATTCTCCCGCGGCAAGAAAATCAACGATTTCAAGAATTTGGCGGTGTCTTCCCGCAGCGAAGATGACGAAGTGCGCCTCGCCCTGGTACGGGCGACTTATGAGTCGTCCCTGCTCGGCGCCGAATCCTTTGTCGCTTTCTGGGACATTCTCCGCGAATTCTCGGTTGCCATGCGCCAAGGGGGCGACCATGCCCGCGACGCCCTCGGTGTCATCACGGCGAACCACAAGTCTATCAGTAAAATCGTTGCCCTCTATACTTCCGACAAGGAGACGACCCTGTTTGAACGCCTTTGCGTTCTGGGCGATATGATTCCGCCCTCAAGGCCCGAACTGTCGGTGCGCACGCTCCGTGAAAAGTTCCGCCCCTTCCTCAAGGCCCGTTTCATGAAGGACCATGAGCTTAAAAATGCCCGCGAAATCCTTTCTAAGATAGAGCGGCTGTCGCCTGACGAAGAGGAATTCCCGGAACTGTACCTACAGGCCTGCGCCCTGCTCGAAGACTTCGAAATCCTCAAATTCAAGCGAAAAGGTGACGATTCCGAAGAAATCATCGAAGACGATGCTCTGAAAAAACTGAAGGGACGCTTCGGCCGACTCTAATGCAGACTATATAATTATATTTCAAGAAGAATTTCCCAATGAGGTGCCCGATGCAAATTTCCGAATTCTCGACATGGCTTGATAACCTGCTTGAACCGAAAATGTTCAAGGATTACTGCGTTGACGGTCTTTGCGTCGAAGCCTCCGACAAGGTTACGCGGATCGTCACGGGAGTCTCTTTCCGTGACCGCCTCATTGATGCCGCCATTGAAAATAAGGCCGACTGCATCATTGTCCACCACCCGAACGGCTTCTGGAAGGGTGAAAACTGCAGGCTGGTGGGCAAGTTCGGCGAAAGAATGCGCCGCCTCATGCAAAACGGGATTTCCCTTTACGGCTTCCACCTGCCGCTGGACGGCCACATGGAAGTGGGGAATAACATCTTGATTGCGAATGCCTTTGGGCTCCAGAATGTGGAAGGGTTCCTCCGCGAAGGGGAGCGTACCATCGGGGTCGTGGGGGAGTTTGCCGAACCTGTATCGAGTCAAAATTTCGTGGACCAGGCAAAAGCCGTGTTCGAACACGGCGTACAGCATGCCCTGATGTACGGGAAACCTTCCATTAAAAAGTTGGCAGTCTGCAGCGGTTCGGCAGGAGCCCCTGCCATTGAAGAAGCGATGGCTCTCGGCTGCGATGCCTTCGTCACCGGCGAAATCAAGGAAGCCGTTCCCATCGCCTGCGAAGAGCTTGGCTTCAACTTGATCAGCTGCGGCCACCACCGTACCGAAATCTTCGGCGTTCGGGCGCTGGCTGCCAAAATTCAGGCCGAACTGGGTATCCCGGCCACCTTTATCGACATTGATAACGAAGTGTAAAAACAGCCCTGTTTACACTTTCTGTAATGTTACTTTTTACTTTCGCCCGAGCGAGAAATTTTGCGATTTTGGGCTAAAAATGGCGATTTTGGAGCAGGAAGGCCGTTGAGTGTGCCTCATCACACTATTTTACATTGCCATCTGAGACCTTTTTGCTATCTTTCCGCTCGTGAATTTTTATAAGACAACCATACACTTCCAGAATTCCTCGAAGTCCATGACCGTCCACATGCCGGTGTTCTTGTTTAAGGCATGGCCCGTGCTTAGGATCTTTGTCTTCATCGGTGTAGTGTTGTTTGTCATCCAGATGGTTTCGACCACCATTTATGACGGGATCCTGAACCACCAGTTGAACGAGCGTCATAAGCTCGACAAGGAAATGTCCCAGATTCAGGGAACCCTCGATTACCTGTCCAACACCACGGCTTCTTTCTTCTCGGACGAAAACCGCTTGTATGCAAGCTTTGGACTGCCTGTGCAGGATAAAGAGTCCCGTGAACTCGGTACGGGTGGTTCTGTAAGTCCGAACTCGCTTTTGTTGCGCAAGACCTCCCCGGTCTATGAACGCATGTCCATCTTGAATGAAACCGCTCAGCGCATTCAGGGCAAGCTTGCGAACAACGATTCCTCTTTCCGTACTCTGAACAAGTTCATGGATCAAAAGCACTACATGTGGCGCTTTATTCCGTCCATTTCTCCGACAAACGGCCGTTATGCCTCGGCATTTGGCCCCCGTATCCATCCGGTCACGGGTGAAGTCGGCAAAATGCACCAGGGTGTGGATATCGCAAACGAACGCTGGACTCCGATTTACGCCCCCGCCGATGGTGTGGTGGAAGTCGCCCAATTGAGTTCGACCTTCGGTAACTTTGTAACGATTGACCACGGAAACGGCATCAAGACCCGCTTTGGCCATATGCAGTTGTCCATTGTGCATCCGGGTCAGTACTTGCATCGCTACCAGGTGATTGGTTATATGGGTAACACCGGCCGCTCCGTGGGTCCGCACCTCCATTACGAGGTCTGGGTCCGCAACAGCCCTGTGAACCCGCTTGCCTATATGTTGCCCAACGGATATACCGTCGACTAACGGTTCCGGGTAACGCCCTGCCCCTAAAATATGGCGCCGGCTTTGACTGGCTAAGGGCAGCAACCCCTTAGGGGGTCATCATGTCAAATAAGGAAAATCGCTCGGGGCGCCTTATGGGCGTTCTTCTCTGCTTTTGTGGCTTCGCGTTTTGCGCCGAGGTACCGGAGCTTTATTTTACTGAAATCCATCATTGCCCTGCAGAACCGGAGCCCGAATGGGTGGAAGTCTACAATGCGTCGGGCAGACCGCTGCCCATAGAAGAATACCGTTTTTGCAACCGGAGCAAGAACTGGAGCGTGGGCAAGACCCGCGGCCGCGACTCCATTGCCCCATACGAAACGGTGCTTTTTTCCAGGGATACGCTCCTTTTGCGGGAGTACATCGGGTTCAAGGATGTGCGGCTGATCCAGTATGCCATGGGGTACTTGAACAATACGGCTGGCTCTCTTGCCATTTGCAAGGGGGATTCCGTCATTGACAGTGTGGCATGGGACAAGTCGACGGTTACCTGCCCCGCGGGGTTCAATCCACGTACCGGCAGGGCCGAAAATACGCCGGGTTTCCAGAAGACGCTGGATAGTCGGGGGTCTCACGGGGCCGGAACCGAATCTCGGAATGCTCCCTTTACCTTCAAGTTGTCGACTCGGGTGGTGCGGCTGAATAAGACGCCCTTGCGGGTTTATGTAGAAAGCGAACAGTCGGTGGAGCTGAAATTGCTGGATTCGGCTGGTCGGGAACAATGGAAAACGGTTGTGCCTCCCTATTCCAATGCTTGGCTGAATATACCACTCCAACATTTTGATATAGGCGTAGCCTATATCTCGCTTTCTTCCGGGCGCTATGAAAAGTTGGTGGGATTCTTGTTGAGGCCGTAGTATGCGAAGAGCGATTCTTGTCTTTGTTTGGCTTGCGAGCCTTGTCTGTGCGATGGACTTTCCCGGAGAATTTGTCCAAAATCCCGGAGGTTCCCTTGCTCTTTCGGGTTTGCCCGGGTATAAGTCAACTCCGGTTCGCTACTTGGAAGAGGGGGCCGCTGCCGGATTTGGGGTGGCCTACGCCCGAATGCCTGGGGCCGATATTCAAGTGGCGGGGGCTGCGGTCGAAATCGGTTTGGCGAAAAGTCGACTTGCGGTTTCCAGTTCCTATACAGAAATGGATTCTCTTTATAGGCGGGTATATTCCGAGGTGGATCTTTCGTTGACCCGTTTCTGGTTGATGGGGGGAGCGGGTTATGGCGTTTCGGTGGATTGGCTTCCTGGCGAAGAATGCTGGACCTTGAACCGCTATAAGGCGGGGCTTGCGATTGTGAAAAGGCCTCTGGCTCTTTCCGGATTGATTTCCCTGGTCAATTCCGGTTCGGTTTTCCAGGTGGATTATGGAGTGTCCCTTCGGTTTGATGGCGAAACTTTCGGGGCGTTCGTGGAATATGATGGAAATTCCGTTGATGTCGGGAACTACTTGAAATTTTCGCATTTGTCCGTAATATCCGCTTATCGTTTCCCGGAGTTTGCCCTTTCGGTTTCGCTAGTTGTTTCGGTTGGGGGGTGGTCTCTTTCGGGGGCTTATGGCGATGCTTACCCCTTATGGGATTGGTTTGGGTTTACAGCATCTAAGACAATCCGAAAAAAGACTATATTATAGATATGCAGGTATCTGTAGGTCTTTTAATCGCGCTTTCTTTTGTCTGTTTCCTCGTGACAACGGCGTTTGTGATTTCGGTCCTTTTGATTAGGGACCTGCTTCACAAGCAGAAAATCTATTCCAATTTTTCTGGATTCCTGAGTGATTTTCTGGCCATTATTTCTAAAGAAGGCCGACTGATTGACGCTTCCCCCTCTTATATTTCGGATCCCCTTTATAACCTGATTATGCGCAAGAAGTCCTTCAAGAAGGTCTTTTCGGCGCCGGAGTACAAGCGTTTCTCGGAATACATTAGAGGCTTGGATGCCTATCCTGATATTCCCTTCGTTTTTTCTCAAGATGCGGGCGATGGCTTGAACTGGTACGAAATCCGTGCCCGACAAAAGCAGGAAGGTGATGTCCACATGGTCCTTTTGCTGAAGAATGTGACCTTGGATGTGGAATCCCGTACGCAGCGCGATGAGTTGAAGGAAAAAGTCGACATGTTGCTCCAGAACACTGGCGATTTTCTGTGGTCGATGGATGTGGACTCCCGTAAGTTCACCTTCTTGACCCCCCTTGTAGATGACGAAGGCCGTGCGATTCCCAGAACCCAGGGGGTTCAGGATATTCGTGCCATGATGCCTGAAGAAGATTACGCCTTTTTCGACAAGCATTTGAATGCCCGTATTGTGGAATTCCGCGCCAAGGGCCAGGATTTTAGTGAAACGCGCGGCGTGAGACTGCGCCTGGAAGGTGAAAACGGCAAGCTGGACTGGTATGCGTTTTGCGGTCGCCTTTATACCGAAGAAAACGCAAAGATCGTGTTCCGCGGTTCTGCCCGTAGGCTGGACTTGCAGCTAGAAACCCCGGTCGTGGAAACGTCGGCTATGAGCGAGTCGACCCAGGTGGCTGCGTTGGCATTCCCGGATATTCGTCTGTTCTGGATCGACCGTGAATACAAGATTTGTGGCTGTAACCAGGCCTTTTCGCTTGCCTTTGGAAGTCCGATTCCTGAAGAAATCGAAGGCAAGCGCCTGCTCGAAGTGGTTCGCCCGCGTTATTTCTCGCTGTTCCATGGCGTTCTTTCGGAAGTGTTCGAAAAAGGGCTTTCCAAGTCTTGGAAAGGTCCCTTTGGAGTAGGAAAGCGTTTGCTGTGGTTCAATGCGGTGCCCTTGAAGCGCCCTGATGGCTACACTTACCGCGTTTTGGGCGTGTATTTGCAGCTGGATGAAAATGACTTTAGTTCCGTAAAAAATCTAACAATGGAG
This genomic window from Fibrobacter sp. UWT2 contains:
- a CDS encoding Nif3-like dinuclear metal center hexameric protein produces the protein MQISEFSTWLDNLLEPKMFKDYCVDGLCVEASDKVTRIVTGVSFRDRLIDAAIENKADCIIVHHPNGFWKGENCRLVGKFGERMRRLMQNGISLYGFHLPLDGHMEVGNNILIANAFGLQNVEGFLREGERTIGVVGEFAEPVSSQNFVDQAKAVFEHGVQHALMYGKPSIKKLAVCSGSAGAPAIEEAMALGCDAFVTGEIKEAVPIACEELGFNLISCGHHRTEIFGVRALAAKIQAELGIPATFIDIDNEV
- a CDS encoding M23 family metallopeptidase, translated to MNFYKTTIHFQNSSKSMTVHMPVFLFKAWPVLRIFVFIGVVLFVIQMVSTTIYDGILNHQLNERHKLDKEMSQIQGTLDYLSNTTASFFSDENRLYASFGLPVQDKESRELGTGGSVSPNSLLLRKTSPVYERMSILNETAQRIQGKLANNDSSFRTLNKFMDQKHYMWRFIPSISPTNGRYASAFGPRIHPVTGEVGKMHQGVDIANERWTPIYAPADGVVEVAQLSSTFGNFVTIDHGNGIKTRFGHMQLSIVHPGQYLHRYQVIGYMGNTGRSVGPHLHYEVWVRNSPVNPLAYMLPNGYTVD
- a CDS encoding lamin tail domain-containing protein, with product MSNKENRSGRLMGVLLCFCGFAFCAEVPELYFTEIHHCPAEPEPEWVEVYNASGRPLPIEEYRFCNRSKNWSVGKTRGRDSIAPYETVLFSRDTLLLREYIGFKDVRLIQYAMGYLNNTAGSLAICKGDSVIDSVAWDKSTVTCPAGFNPRTGRAENTPGFQKTLDSRGSHGAGTESRNAPFTFKLSTRVVRLNKTPLRVYVESEQSVELKLLDSAGREQWKTVVPPYSNAWLNIPLQHFDIGVAYISLSSGRYEKLVGFLLRP
- a CDS encoding PAS domain-containing protein encodes the protein MQVSVGLLIALSFVCFLVTTAFVISVLLIRDLLHKQKIYSNFSGFLSDFLAIISKEGRLIDASPSYISDPLYNLIMRKKSFKKVFSAPEYKRFSEYIRGLDAYPDIPFVFSQDAGDGLNWYEIRARQKQEGDVHMVLLLKNVTLDVESRTQRDELKEKVDMLLQNTGDFLWSMDVDSRKFTFLTPLVDDEGRAIPRTQGVQDIRAMMPEEDYAFFDKHLNARIVEFRAKGQDFSETRGVRLRLEGENGKLDWYAFCGRLYTEENAKIVFRGSARRLDLQLETPVVETSAMSESTQVAALAFPDIRLFWIDREYKICGCNQAFSLAFGSPIPEEIEGKRLLEVVRPRYFSLFHGVLSEVFEKGLSKSWKGPFGVGKRLLWFNAVPLKRPDGYTYRVLGVYLQLDENDFSSVKNLTMEKK